A genome region from Halodesulfovibrio sp. includes the following:
- a CDS encoding tyrosine recombinase XerC, giving the protein MIADSAFDGDLPELPDMAEMYIGHLSIEKGYSSATVEAYARDLFQFETYLHRTKNTLDAPENIRREHIRGFLAELHRVEIGKTSMGRKLSALRGFFKYMAKRKLVNHIPTEGVRNPKAPQKAPTALNVDQTFEVLNKKKQLAAESTRKRAYGEEQLLRDLALAELLYGSGLRISEALRLDIYDVNANSGVVRVMGKGNKERVVPLSDTAKDAMNAWMSVRDKLDASGQETALFLGARGGRLNRRQAARLIEDLCKRVGLPQSVSPHSLRHSFATHLLEAGADMRSVQELLGHARLTTTQRYTHLTIAKLVEVYDKAHPGGKE; this is encoded by the coding sequence ATGATAGCAGATAGCGCGTTTGACGGTGACCTGCCGGAATTGCCAGATATGGCAGAAATGTACATAGGGCATTTGAGTATTGAAAAAGGGTACTCAAGCGCAACGGTTGAAGCATACGCACGCGATTTATTTCAATTTGAAACATACCTGCATCGAACAAAGAATACTCTTGATGCTCCAGAAAATATTCGACGAGAGCATATTCGCGGTTTTTTGGCAGAACTGCATCGGGTTGAAATAGGCAAGACCTCAATGGGGCGCAAGCTCTCAGCATTACGTGGCTTTTTTAAATATATGGCAAAGCGTAAGTTGGTTAACCACATCCCCACTGAGGGGGTTCGAAACCCTAAAGCCCCGCAAAAAGCGCCAACAGCGCTCAACGTAGATCAGACTTTTGAAGTACTTAATAAGAAAAAACAGTTAGCTGCCGAATCTACCCGTAAACGCGCATACGGGGAAGAGCAGTTGCTGCGCGACCTTGCACTTGCTGAGCTTTTGTATGGTTCTGGACTTCGTATTTCTGAAGCCCTACGGCTCGATATTTATGATGTTAACGCTAACTCCGGTGTTGTGCGTGTTATGGGTAAAGGGAATAAAGAGCGCGTTGTGCCTCTTTCTGATACCGCAAAGGATGCTATGAACGCATGGATGTCTGTACGCGATAAGCTTGATGCCAGCGGTCAGGAAACTGCATTGTTTCTTGGGGCACGAGGCGGAAGGCTTAATCGAAGGCAGGCGGCACGCCTTATCGAAGATTTATGTAAACGAGTGGGATTGCCACAATCTGTTTCGCCGCATAGCCTGCGTCATTCTTTTGCAACACACCTACTTGAAGCCGGAGCTGACATGCGAAGCGTGCAGGAGTTGTTGGGGCATGCACGGCTTACTACAACACAACGGTATACCCACCTCACAATCGCAAAGCTTGTTGAAGTCTACGATAAAGCACATCCTGGCGGAAAAGAGTAA
- a CDS encoding helix-turn-helix domain-containing protein — protein sequence MMKAKNLTGYVLAERAGITKQTFSGYLNKGRTPVCSVIAEWVVEIGINANWILTGVGEMFLDEGSKTTPAATLQTEGTIDPIAQRMETAARLLREADASPELIQQAILAIIESEKHAENQSKNPPFPPSPDC from the coding sequence ATCATGAAAGCCAAAAATCTTACCGGTTATGTTCTTGCAGAACGTGCAGGTATTACAAAGCAAACCTTTTCAGGATACTTAAATAAAGGTCGTACTCCTGTATGTTCCGTAATCGCAGAGTGGGTCGTCGAAATCGGAATAAATGCCAACTGGATTTTAACTGGAGTCGGCGAAATGTTTCTTGATGAAGGATCGAAAACAACACCTGCTGCCACGCTACAAACAGAGGGAACAATCGATCCCATTGCACAACGTATGGAAACAGCAGCTCGACTCCTTAGAGAGGCAGACGCCTCACCGGAGCTCATACAGCAAGCAATATTGGCAATCATAGAGTCAGAAAAACACGCAGAAAATCAGAGTAAAAATCCCCCGTTCCCACCGTCTCCTGACTGCTAG
- the dprA gene encoding DNA-processing protein DprA, whose amino-acid sequence MKETPVSCLTSLSEERREDFWASLALRYTKGIGFRTAKRLLVEYGSASAAMKDIKGWSSRASVSARVVQAVLGNGWRETARKEWDHAAQVACDVLLWSDSAYPDLLREIPDPPLFLYYKGDASLLKNPSIGVVGSRRCSQEGIETTKILSKTLSASGVTTVSGLARGIDSVAHTNALTAWGSTVAVLGTGISHVYPPENRDLFFDVAENGIIVTEFPPNMPPEGRNFPLRNRIISGLSLGVLVVEATPKSGSLITARHALEQGREVFAVPGRMQSRTSSGCHDLIRQGATAVFSCDDILVSIAPLLGISLDGLNRTKDIGVVASSAQPSAVEPVPVLAAEKVSETVVSVGEVSSVSQASNAEAVLCTSDGGSNEIESLGLPNSSRQCEGDKSCEASALISEIELHSEGFSSEEEQGNPESFTDAVERELSIEEQLQAIPEVIEIPITAHLSGTAPNADCSVGCTGESAGSSLLAEAISSTESRQLGHTIMQESAPVAPSVRVYADILPLEEKVVDSSLPLEEQIVLLLAGEESVHIDVLSRMLHVSASQISTALLMLEVSGLVRQLPGMKYTKI is encoded by the coding sequence ATGAAAGAAACTCCTGTAAGTTGTCTTACTTCGCTATCAGAAGAAAGACGCGAAGATTTTTGGGCATCGTTGGCACTTAGGTATACTAAAGGCATAGGGTTCAGGACAGCTAAACGGCTGCTGGTGGAATATGGTTCTGCCAGTGCGGCGATGAAAGACATTAAAGGATGGTCTTCCCGCGCTTCTGTTTCAGCAAGAGTAGTACAGGCTGTCCTAGGCAATGGATGGCGCGAAACAGCTCGGAAAGAATGGGATCACGCTGCACAGGTTGCCTGTGATGTGTTGCTGTGGTCTGACTCTGCCTACCCTGATTTGCTGCGAGAGATTCCAGACCCACCTTTGTTTTTGTACTATAAGGGTGATGCTTCCTTGTTAAAGAATCCCTCAATAGGCGTTGTCGGGTCTCGTCGATGTTCACAGGAAGGGATAGAAACAACCAAGATTCTCAGTAAGACGTTATCTGCATCAGGAGTGACGACTGTCTCTGGGCTTGCTCGTGGTATTGATTCTGTTGCTCACACAAACGCACTGACAGCATGGGGAAGCACGGTTGCAGTACTAGGAACCGGCATTTCGCATGTATATCCTCCGGAAAACCGAGATCTGTTTTTTGATGTAGCAGAAAACGGAATCATAGTTACTGAGTTCCCACCGAATATGCCTCCAGAAGGACGCAACTTCCCCCTGAGGAATAGAATTATTAGCGGATTATCGTTAGGCGTGCTCGTGGTGGAGGCTACCCCTAAAAGTGGCAGTCTCATTACTGCCCGCCATGCGTTGGAGCAGGGGCGTGAAGTCTTTGCTGTTCCGGGTAGAATGCAGTCCCGAACCTCATCCGGTTGTCATGATTTAATACGGCAGGGAGCGACTGCTGTGTTTTCATGTGATGACATTCTGGTGTCTATCGCTCCGCTATTGGGAATCTCCCTTGATGGCTTGAACAGAACCAAGGACATCGGGGTAGTTGCTTCTTCCGCTCAGCCTTCTGCTGTTGAACCTGTGCCAGTCCTTGCTGCTGAAAAAGTCTCTGAAACTGTTGTATCAGTAGGGGAGGTGTCTTCTGTTTCGCAAGCATCAAACGCTGAAGCTGTCTTGTGCACTTCAGACGGTGGAAGCAATGAAATAGAGAGCTTGGGTCTGCCGAATTCTTCCCGACAGTGTGAGGGAGATAAAAGCTGTGAAGCATCAGCTCTTATTTCCGAAATAGAGCTTCACTCTGAAGGTTTTAGTAGCGAAGAAGAGCAGGGTAATCCGGAATCTTTTACAGACGCTGTTGAGCGCGAGTTAAGCATCGAAGAACAGCTTCAAGCTATTCCAGAAGTCATAGAGATTCCAATAACGGCTCATTTGAGCGGTACGGCTCCGAATGCAGATTGTTCGGTTGGATGTACTGGAGAGAGTGCAGGAAGTTCGCTTTTGGCAGAGGCTATAAGCAGTACCGAATCCCGACAGTTGGGGCATACAATAATGCAAGAGAGTGCGCCAGTTGCACCATCTGTGCGCGTATATGCAGATATTTTGCCGCTTGAAGAAAAAGTAGTTGATTCTTCCTTACCGTTAGAAGAGCAAATAGTACTGCTTTTAGCAGGAGAAGAGTCTGTGCATATTGATGTGTTAAGCCGAATGCTCCATGTTTCTGCTTCTCAGATTAGTACCGCGTTGTTAATGCTAGAGGTTTCCGGTCTGGTGCGTCAGTTACCGGGGATGAAGTACACTAAAATATAG